In Panicum virgatum strain AP13 chromosome 4N, P.virgatum_v5, whole genome shotgun sequence, a single window of DNA contains:
- the LOC120670366 gene encoding berberine bridge enzyme-like Cyn d 4 produces the protein MAVLRLRALVLAVCLVCFYAPAPSWAAAGDFLRCLSASVPSQLLFTPGSPSFSSVLVSSIRNPKFLTPGTVRPLCIVTPINASHVQAAVLCGRRHGVRVRVRSGGHDYEGLSFRSVQPEAFAVVDLANLRSVRVNRASATAWVDSGATVGELYHAVAKASGDRLAFPAGLCPTIGIGGHFSGGGFGLLQRKYGIAVDHVIDAVLVDAQGRFLDKKAMGREVFWAIRGGGGESFGIVLSWRVRLVPVPPKVTTFIVPVSVNDGAVDVLTKWQEIGPALPDDLFIRVVVTNGVATFQSLYLGTCDALLPVMRGRFPELRMNRSHCREMSWAESVLYIYVGSGKPVPVTDLLNRTTLMDTSNKATSDYVRQPIGRDVWAEIFTWLDRPNSGLMILDPYGGEISAVPEAATPFPHRGGVLYNIQYMNFWAAGNDGEPNVRWIRDFYAFMAPHVSKNPREAYFNYRDLDLGRNVVVGNVSSYEAGKVWGEKYFKGNYKRLALAKGKIDPDDYFRNEQSIPPLAKNK, from the coding sequence ATGGCCGTGCTCCGACTCCGAGCATTGGTGCTCGCCGTTTGCCTCGTGTGTTTTTACGCCCCCGCCCCGtcctgggccgccgccggcgacttccTCCGGTGCCTCTCGGCATCCGTGCCGAGCCAGCTCCTGTTCACCCCCGGCTCGCCTTCCTTCAGCTCCGTCCTGGTGTCGTCCATCCGGAACCCGAAGTTCCTCACCCCCGGCACGGTACGCCCGCTCTGCATCGTCACGCCCATCAACGCCTCCCACGTCCAGGCCGCTGTGCtctgcggccgccgccacggcgtcCGCGTGCGGGTGCGCAGCGGAGGGCACGACTACGAGGGCCTCTCTTTCCGGTCCGTCCAACCCGAGGCGTTCGCCGTGGTCGACCTCGCCAACCTCCGCTCCGTGCGCGTGAACCGGGCCAGCGCCACCGCGTGGGTGGACTCCGGCGCCACGGTCGGCGAGCTGTACCACGCCGTCGCGAAGGCGAGCGGCGACCGGCTGGCCTTCCCGGCCGGCCTGTGCCCGACCATCGGCATTGGCGGCCACTTCAGCGGCGGTGGCTTCGGCCTGCTGCAGCGCAAGTACGGCATCGCTGTCGACCACGTCATCGACGCTGTGCTGGTCGACGCCCAGGGTAGGTTCCTGGACAAGAAGGCCATGGGGCGTGAGGTCTTCTGGGccatccgcggcggcgggggcgagagcTTCGGCATCGTGCTGTCGTGGCGGGTGAGGCTCGTTCCCGTCCCACCGAAGGTCACGACGTTCATCGTCCCTGTGTCCGTCAACGACGGCGCCGTCGACGTCCTGACCAAGTGGCAGGAGATCGGCCCGGCCCTCCCGGATGACCTGTTCATCAGGGTGGTGGTCACGAACGGGGTGGCCACCTTCCAGTCCCTGTACCTCGGCACGTGCGACGCGCTCCTCCCGGTGATGCGTGGCCGCTTCCCGGAGCTCAGGATGAACCGCTCGCACTGCCGGGAGATGAGCTGGGCCGAGTCCGTGCTCTACATCTACGTGGGCAGCGGCAAGCCCGTCCCCGTGACGGACCTGCTGAACCGGACCACCCTCATGGACACATCCAACAAGGCGACGTCCGACTACGTCCGGCAGCCCATCGGCAGGGACGTGTGGGCGGAGATCTTCACCTGGCTCGACAGGCCTAACTCGGGGCTCATGATCCTGGACCCCTACGGCGGCGAAATCAGCGCCGTGCCGGAGGCGGCGACGCCTTTCCcgcaccgcggcggcgtgctGTACAACATCCAGTACATGAACTTCTGGGCCGCCGGCAACGACGGGGAGCCGAACGTGAGGTGGATCAGGGACTTCTACGCGTTCATGGCGCCGCACGTGAGCAAGAACCCGAGGGAGGCCTACTTCAACTACAGGGACCTCGACCTGGGGAGGAACGTCGTCGTGGGAAACGTCAGCAGCTACGAGGCCGGCAAGGTCTGGGGCGAGAAGTACTTCAAGGGAAACTACAAGAGGCTCGCTCTGGCCAAGGGCAAGATCGACCCTGACGACTACTTCAGGAACGAGCAGAGCATCCCGCCTCTTGCGAAGAACAAGTAA